From Rudanella lutea DSM 19387, a single genomic window includes:
- a CDS encoding O-antigen ligase family protein, translated as MDAAIRLYLISFIGCSLFGFLQLLFGVFGYSLLVEQWWIEGRLPRLNGFSYEPSYYSTYLLIGFSLSYYLYRSNLDRYGKLPFYTCACSFLAIFLSSSRMGILVVAIQLLIYELIFNRKRIKQLSLFIIAFFSITAGAFIYIAQNENLAFLLAGLGIMGGSAHSSLERLDGFMTQVDILAKNPLKGYSLGGVSQAIAFEKGVTTISQETIKPYDISMNIFLEVLTASGAIGFLFFVYYIYSTTVKVKRRINVRNTNTNDCTLINALVWSLLFEFLILCFNQNVLRAYLWVHIGLLNGVYFCIRNEVVPSINNKKG; from the coding sequence ATGGACGCTGCAATTAGGCTCTACTTAATTTCATTCATCGGCTGTAGCTTGTTCGGTTTCCTACAACTCTTATTTGGTGTCTTCGGGTATAGTTTATTAGTTGAGCAGTGGTGGATAGAGGGTCGACTACCTCGTTTGAACGGGTTTTCCTATGAGCCCTCTTATTATTCAACCTATTTACTTATAGGCTTTTCACTCAGTTATTATCTATATAGAAGTAATCTTGACAGATATGGAAAGCTCCCATTTTATACATGTGCTTGCTCCTTTTTAGCCATTTTCTTAAGTTCCTCTCGTATGGGGATTTTAGTTGTCGCAATACAACTACTCATTTATGAGCTTATTTTCAATCGTAAGAGAATTAAACAACTTTCACTTTTTATAATAGCTTTTTTCAGCATTACAGCAGGTGCATTTATATATATAGCTCAAAACGAGAATCTTGCTTTTCTTCTTGCTGGATTGGGTATAATGGGGGGCTCAGCACATTCAAGTCTCGAGCGGTTGGATGGCTTTATGACTCAAGTTGATATACTCGCTAAAAACCCACTGAAAGGTTATAGCTTAGGGGGTGTGTCTCAAGCAATTGCCTTTGAAAAAGGGGTGACCACCATATCCCAGGAGACGATAAAACCCTATGATATTAGTATGAATATTTTTCTGGAGGTTCTGACAGCCAGTGGTGCCATCGGCTTTCTATTCTTTGTATACTATATTTATTCTACAACAGTAAAAGTGAAAAGGAGGATTAATGTTAGAAATACAAACACTAACGATTGTACACTTATTAATGCCCTTGTATGGAGCCTGTTGTTCGAGTTCTTAATTTTGTGTTTTAATCAAAACGTACTGAGAGCGTATCTATGGGTACACATCGGTTTATTGAACGGGGTGTACTTTTGTATACGAAATGAAGTAGTTCCTTCCATAAACAATAAAAAGGGTTAA
- a CDS encoding glycosyltransferase family 4 protein, with the protein MSSDKKVRICADVRMINNSGIGVYIHNYIKNLISNDRFSVTLIGQYSECIAHFGKHKKWDHIEASFPIYSIKEQISLPKLIPSCDVFWSPHYNIPLGPIKARKRLVTVPDVYHLAHMDSLTAAQKVYAKIMTNAAVHLSDQIITISNFSKKEISKHTGIRLDKIITIPLGIDTSLYNATYGANRKNEIAVKYNTPTDYILFVGNVKPNKNLKALVDILPQLNHQFPELDLLIVGKKEGFIMKDSSLFLALEQNENIRKKVHFTGYVDTKDLPVIYSMASLFAFPSLYEGFGFPPLEAMACGCPVVASDRASIPEICGDAVIYFDPLNSDSITKSIVTVLSDPALKSEMIYKGIKKVKEYNWVESQACFEDIIYRLA; encoded by the coding sequence ATGAGCTCTGACAAAAAAGTTCGCATATGCGCTGATGTGAGAATGATAAACAACTCTGGAATTGGTGTTTATATTCATAACTATATAAAGAATTTAATATCAAATGATCGATTCTCGGTTACTTTGATTGGACAATACTCAGAATGTATAGCTCATTTCGGAAAACATAAAAAATGGGATCATATTGAGGCAAGCTTTCCAATTTACTCCATCAAGGAACAGATTTCTCTGCCTAAACTTATTCCAAGTTGCGATGTCTTTTGGTCACCTCACTATAATATTCCATTAGGTCCAATCAAGGCCAGGAAAAGATTGGTTACCGTCCCCGATGTGTATCACTTAGCACATATGGACTCTCTCACAGCTGCTCAAAAGGTGTATGCAAAAATTATGACTAATGCAGCTGTACATCTTTCTGACCAGATTATTACAATTTCAAATTTCTCAAAAAAAGAAATTTCTAAACACACTGGAATTAGGCTTGATAAGATAATTACAATCCCATTAGGAATTGACACAAGCTTATATAATGCTACTTACGGAGCTAACAGAAAGAATGAGATAGCTGTTAAATACAACACGCCTACTGATTACATTTTATTTGTCGGAAATGTGAAGCCGAACAAAAATTTAAAAGCACTAGTCGATATTCTTCCACAATTAAATCATCAATTCCCCGAACTTGACCTCCTTATTGTGGGAAAAAAAGAGGGATTTATTATGAAGGATAGCTCTCTTTTTCTAGCCCTCGAACAGAATGAAAATATTCGTAAAAAAGTCCATTTCACAGGGTATGTTGACACAAAAGATCTACCTGTAATCTATTCAATGGCCTCTTTATTCGCCTTTCCATCATTGTATGAGGGGTTTGGGTTCCCTCCTCTTGAAGCAATGGCTTGCGGTTGCCCGGTGGTAGCATCGGATCGTGCCAGTATACCTGAAATATGTGGAGATGCGGTTATCTACTTTGACCCGTTAAACTCTGATTCAATAACAAAAAGTATTGTTACTGTTTTATCTGATCCAGCATTAAAGTCAGAAATGATATATAAGGGTATAAAGAAAGTCAAAGAATATAATTGGGTAGAGTCCCAAGCCTGCTTCGAGGATATAATTTATCGACTTGCCTGA
- a CDS encoding glycosyltransferase translates to MKIALVQDGLMCRGGGEQVALCFHKAFPQAPIYTLCYKSDLTFPEFESCDIRSSWLKHFVKTDDTMKKLFFPLGILAMQSHDLSQFDVVLMSGTHCAKYVKVRDSALVISYSFTPFRLAWDPSSYSQYLNATGWKKKLFEYVVRQLRFTDFAAAQRPNHYIAMTDETANRLINAYKIKNSVSIINPPVNVAKFKPSPDPKKYFLVVSRLEYYKKVDLVIEAFNRLGYPLVIVGKGLQANEIKALAKENITFMSDLNAEQLSDLYANCRAFIFPQHEDYGITPLEANAAGRPVIAFKAGGVLTTQIELIGKVAESTALFFDDQTSESLEDAVIRFEKIESEFDPEFIRRHAEKFDESIFIKKIKEYVLGRFYEFYGNKDLSAKTV, encoded by the coding sequence ATGAAAATTGCGCTAGTACAAGACGGGCTAATGTGTAGAGGAGGTGGTGAACAAGTTGCTCTATGTTTTCATAAAGCTTTTCCACAAGCCCCTATATATACTCTTTGCTATAAAAGCGACTTAACTTTCCCTGAATTTGAGTCATGTGATATCAGATCCTCTTGGCTAAAACACTTTGTTAAAACCGATGATACCATGAAGAAATTATTTTTTCCTCTTGGTATCTTGGCAATGCAGTCACACGATCTGAGCCAGTTTGATGTTGTTTTGATGTCTGGAACCCACTGTGCCAAGTATGTAAAGGTTCGAGATTCAGCTTTAGTAATAAGCTACAGCTTCACCCCTTTTCGGTTAGCTTGGGACCCTTCATCTTATTCACAGTATTTGAACGCTACAGGTTGGAAGAAAAAACTATTCGAATATGTGGTTCGTCAGTTAAGATTTACCGATTTCGCTGCAGCGCAGCGTCCAAATCATTATATCGCAATGACAGACGAAACAGCAAACCGTTTAATTAATGCATATAAAATCAAAAACAGCGTATCGATTATTAACCCACCCGTAAATGTTGCTAAGTTCAAACCATCACCCGACCCAAAAAAATACTTTTTAGTTGTTTCAAGGCTTGAGTATTACAAGAAAGTTGACCTGGTTATAGAAGCTTTTAACAGATTGGGCTATCCCTTAGTGATTGTAGGAAAGGGGCTTCAAGCAAACGAGATCAAAGCATTGGCAAAAGAGAATATTACATTTATGAGTGATCTTAATGCAGAACAATTATCTGATTTGTATGCAAATTGTAGAGCCTTTATATTTCCTCAACATGAAGATTATGGCATCACGCCCCTTGAAGCAAATGCAGCAGGTAGGCCTGTGATCGCATTCAAGGCAGGAGGAGTTTTAACAACACAAATAGAATTGATAGGTAAGGTCGCAGAATCAACTGCTCTTTTTTTTGATGATCAAACCTCTGAGAGCCTTGAAGATGCTGTAATTCGATTCGAGAAGATAGAGAGTGAGTTCGATCCAGAATTTATACGGCGACATGCTGAAAAATTTGATGAATCGATATTTATTAAAAAAATCAAAGAGTATGTTTTAGGAAGATTCTATGAGTTTTACGGAAACAAAGATCTTTCAGCTAAAACAGTTTGA
- a CDS encoding GDP-mannose 4,6-dehydratase: protein MKRALICGVSGQDGAYLSQLLLQKGYEVYGGSRDAQMSSFQSLERLGIRKQINLLSVSINDFRSVLQTILKVKPDEIYNLAGQSSVGLSFEQPVETLESVSVGTLNLLEAIRFSGLPIRFYNAGSSECFGDTGTLAADETTPFRPRSPYGVAKAAAFWQVANYREAYNIHASTGILFNHESPLRPERFVTQKIVSVACKIARGSNEKLVLGNIDIARDWGWAPEYVEAMWRMLQQDIADDYVIATGKTSRLRDFIAAVFKALNLNWEDHVRSDAQLFRPTDIAEGHANPSKAQALLSWKAKLYMEEVAELMVDHKLKLF from the coding sequence ATGAAGAGAGCTCTAATATGTGGTGTCTCAGGGCAAGATGGTGCTTACCTGTCTCAATTGCTCCTGCAAAAAGGATATGAAGTATATGGAGGATCTCGTGATGCGCAGATGTCCTCTTTTCAGAGTCTTGAGCGATTAGGAATTCGTAAGCAAATTAATCTCTTATCGGTCAGCATCAATGACTTCAGAAGTGTCCTACAAACTATACTGAAAGTAAAACCCGACGAGATATACAACTTGGCCGGTCAAAGTTCTGTGGGTTTATCGTTCGAACAACCAGTTGAGACATTAGAGAGTGTCAGTGTAGGAACTTTAAACCTACTTGAGGCAATACGTTTTAGTGGCCTTCCTATCCGCTTTTACAATGCAGGTTCGAGTGAATGCTTTGGGGATACGGGTACGCTAGCAGCTGATGAAACAACTCCTTTTCGGCCAAGAAGTCCCTATGGGGTAGCCAAAGCGGCAGCCTTCTGGCAAGTTGCAAATTACCGTGAAGCGTACAATATTCATGCAAGTACTGGCATCCTTTTTAATCACGAATCACCGCTTAGGCCCGAACGTTTTGTGACACAGAAAATAGTTTCTGTTGCCTGTAAGATTGCTCGGGGGAGTAACGAGAAACTAGTACTCGGCAATATTGACATTGCTCGAGATTGGGGATGGGCACCAGAATATGTTGAGGCTATGTGGCGGATGCTTCAACAGGACATAGCTGATGATTATGTTATTGCAACGGGCAAAACCTCAAGACTAAGAGATTTCATAGCTGCTGTCTTCAAGGCCCTAAATCTAAATTGGGAAGATCACGTAAGGTCTGATGCTCAGTTATTTAGACCGACTGATATTGCAGAAGGACACGCGAACCCTTCAAAAGCCCAAGCTTTGTTATCATGGAAGGCAAAGCTGTATATGGAAGAAGTCGCAGAGCTCATGGTAGATCATAAGCTCAAACTGTTTTAG
- a CDS encoding SLBB domain-containing protein, giving the protein MTVSDKLSVHTHSLLRSARLMLVFVCLWGACVSALAQQTPSRVDQLTDEQVAEFYRRAQASGLSEIQIEQAAMSQGYTLDDIAKMRRRIAQIRSQTAKQNGQSVADTGVVRSLPGDLSRPYRTGRNSGRNMGVRDTSLLLPKLDTLKRPVVFGASLFQNADKENTGSIFEPNLRIATPRGYIVGPDDEIIIDIYGASADNYKLRVSPEGTIKVQNLAPIFVSGLTIEQAEQRIIGRLRQAYQGLNRPGSGTYANISLGQIRSIRVTLVGEVVRPGTYTISSLGSAFNALYLAGGPNPETGSFRRISVIRGNRVVRTIDLYDFLLRADQRDNIRLQDQDVIRVADYEVRVELAGEVRRPAIYEVLPGENLKTVLGFAGNFTDEAYTASISLRRNTARERKILTISQEELATFVPQRGDKYTVGRILERYENRIQITGAVMRPGEYALTPGLTTVRELLQKAEGLRKDAFTNRANIYRERDNMDTENIPFDVGRLLKGEIADIPLLRQDSVVVQSVRDLREEYTIRIEGAVNRPDIYPFVNNLSVADLIALAGGFQEGASASRIEVSRRIRQDTVSGSSPNTVKIFTFTVDKDLKISDGATQFVLEPFDIVAVRSAPFYERQQRVFVDGEVMYPGNYAILNRTERVTDLIKLAGGLKNAAYLAGAQFKRKGNLVATDLRQVLENPGSEQNILLEDGDSLFVSRKSEVVSVQGAVLNPVLVNFEQKFSINDYIQQAGGFTENARRKKTYITYQNGRKDVGRSSRVEPGSTIVVPFKPMETNKLSAVERVSIFSIVGTLVITALSRIQF; this is encoded by the coding sequence ATGACTGTTTCCGACAAATTGTCAGTACATACCCATTCCCTACTTCGAAGTGCCCGCCTGATGCTGGTCTTCGTTTGTTTGTGGGGGGCCTGTGTTTCGGCACTGGCGCAGCAAACACCCTCCCGTGTTGATCAGCTTACCGATGAGCAGGTGGCCGAGTTCTACCGCCGGGCTCAGGCAAGTGGTTTATCCGAGATTCAGATCGAACAGGCGGCCATGAGTCAGGGCTATACGCTCGACGATATTGCCAAGATGCGTCGACGCATTGCGCAGATTCGTTCGCAAACTGCTAAACAAAACGGGCAGAGTGTGGCCGATACAGGTGTGGTCCGGTCCTTGCCGGGCGACCTCTCGCGGCCGTACCGGACTGGCCGTAACTCCGGGCGCAATATGGGCGTTCGCGACACGTCGTTGCTGCTGCCCAAACTCGATACCCTGAAACGCCCCGTCGTATTCGGAGCGTCGCTTTTTCAGAATGCCGACAAGGAAAACACGGGTAGCATTTTCGAGCCAAACCTTCGGATAGCCACTCCGCGTGGGTACATCGTTGGCCCCGACGATGAGATCATTATTGATATTTACGGAGCTTCGGCCGATAATTATAAGTTACGGGTTAGCCCCGAGGGAACGATCAAAGTGCAGAATCTGGCGCCGATTTTCGTATCGGGCCTAACCATTGAGCAGGCCGAACAGCGGATCATCGGCCGCTTGCGGCAGGCATATCAGGGATTGAACCGGCCGGGCAGCGGTACCTACGCTAACATATCGCTCGGTCAGATTCGGAGTATTCGCGTAACGCTCGTTGGCGAAGTAGTGCGACCGGGTACCTACACGATTTCGTCGCTCGGATCGGCTTTCAATGCGCTTTATCTGGCCGGAGGGCCCAACCCCGAAACGGGCTCATTTCGGCGAATCAGTGTTATTCGGGGTAACCGGGTCGTTCGGACCATCGATCTGTACGATTTTCTGCTCCGGGCCGACCAACGCGATAATATTCGACTCCAGGATCAGGATGTGATCCGCGTGGCTGACTACGAGGTGCGGGTGGAATTGGCCGGTGAGGTACGCCGTCCGGCTATCTACGAGGTATTGCCCGGCGAAAACCTCAAAACTGTTCTGGGGTTTGCGGGTAACTTCACCGACGAAGCCTACACGGCTTCCATATCGTTACGCCGAAATACGGCTCGTGAGCGTAAAATTCTGACGATCAGTCAGGAAGAGCTGGCCACGTTTGTGCCGCAACGCGGAGATAAATACACAGTAGGCCGGATTCTGGAGCGATACGAAAACCGGATTCAGATCACAGGTGCGGTAATGCGCCCCGGTGAGTATGCGCTCACGCCCGGACTGACAACCGTTCGGGAGTTGCTTCAGAAAGCGGAGGGACTTCGGAAAGATGCGTTTACCAACCGGGCGAATATTTACCGGGAGCGCGACAACATGGACACCGAGAACATTCCGTTCGATGTGGGCCGTTTGTTGAAGGGAGAAATTGCCGATATACCGTTACTGCGGCAGGATAGTGTGGTGGTGCAGTCGGTGCGTGATTTACGCGAAGAGTACACCATTCGGATCGAGGGGGCCGTGAATCGCCCGGACATTTACCCATTTGTTAATAACCTGAGCGTGGCCGACCTGATTGCACTGGCGGGTGGCTTTCAGGAGGGAGCATCGGCCTCTCGTATCGAAGTGTCCCGTCGTATCCGGCAGGATACCGTGTCGGGCAGTAGCCCAAATACAGTCAAAATTTTCACGTTTACGGTCGATAAAGACCTTAAGATTAGCGATGGGGCAACGCAGTTTGTACTTGAGCCCTTCGATATTGTGGCAGTTCGGTCGGCTCCTTTTTACGAGCGGCAGCAGCGTGTTTTTGTCGATGGAGAAGTCATGTACCCAGGCAACTACGCTATCCTGAACCGTACCGAGCGGGTAACGGATCTCATCAAACTGGCAGGTGGCTTGAAAAATGCCGCTTATCTGGCGGGCGCTCAGTTCAAGCGAAAAGGGAATCTGGTAGCTACCGATTTGCGCCAGGTACTGGAAAACCCCGGTAGCGAGCAGAACATCCTGTTGGAAGATGGTGATAGTTTGTTTGTCAGCCGAAAGTCGGAGGTAGTTAGTGTACAAGGCGCCGTGCTGAATCCTGTCCTGGTCAATTTTGAGCAGAAGTTCAGTATCAATGATTACATTCAGCAGGCTGGCGGTTTCACTGAAAATGCCCGGCGGAAAAAGACATACATCACGTACCAGAATGGCCGGAAAGATGTAGGTCGTTCATCAAGAGTAGAGCCCGGCTCGACAATTGTGGTGCCCTTCAAGCCCATGGAAACGAATAAACTTAGCGCTGTTGAGCGGGTGAGCATCTTCTCTATTGTGGGTACATTAGTTATTACAGCACTCAGTCGAATTCAGTTTTAA
- the secA gene encoding preprotein translocase subunit SecA produces MINLITKGITKFFGTKSQRDIKELLPYVEKVNAEFARLKDLSNDELRQLTAELKAHIAQELQPIDNQLDGLRGQINDQPDMDVNAKERIFNQIDKLETDRNKELERVLLDILPQAFAVVKETARRFAQNEQLEVTATEYDRELSFRKSNVQIVGDKAYWANTWDAAGTRIKWDMVHYDVQIIGGVVLHQGKIAEMATGEGKTLVSTFPAFLNALSGRGVHIVTVNDYLAKRDSEWNGPLFEFHGLRVDCIDKHQPNSEARKNAYLADLTYGTNNEFGFDYLRDNMARGIDELVQRKHHFAMVDEVDSVLIDDARTPLIISGPVPRGDEQDYIELKPRVSRVVEAQKKLVYDLLNEAKKKIAAGDDKEGGLALFRAYRGLPKHKPLIKYLSETGVKQILQKTESIYLAENQKLMPEADAPLYFTIDERHNNIDLTEKGIDYITGSGEDPNFFILPDLSIDLNEVEKDGELSDQEKILHKEAIIRDYSVKTQRINTVNQLLKAYTLFERDTEYVIMDGKVKIVDEQTGRIMEGRRWSDGLHQAVEAKEGVKVEDATQTYATITLQNYFRMYHKLGGMTGTAETEASEFWQIYKLDVVAIPTNRAISRKDEEDKVYRSVREKYNAVVDEINDLVQKGRPVLVGTTSVENSELLSRLLTLRKIPHQVLNAKYHQREAEIVAEAGKPGTVTIATNMAGRGTDIKLTPESKAAGGLAIIGTERHESRRVDRQLRGRAGRQGDPGTSQFFVSLEDSLMRLFGSDRIARVMDRMGLEEGEVIQHSMITKSIERAQKKVEENNFGIRKRLLEYDDVMNYQREAIYKRRRNALFGDRLSLDIANIMYDVCEDIVTNAEGNFDEVQLQMLTSLGVTTGLSRDEFVKLKKADQVRRLYEEAETHYADKNSAIAEKALPVLTQVLEHQGHQIRNIVVPFSDGLHELQVVADLREAVASGGRLLTTEMEKAVSLSIIDQEWKEHLREMDDLKQSVQNAVFEQKDPLLVYKFESVELFKRFLSKVNFDTISFLTRADIPAQDPQEIEQEVRQAPEQRYPEPQPELYTNMDDFDDDHLATGPEEYARRMAQNEAMGAGAPPMPRQMPTRVNKVDRNARVNVQYADGSVKRDVKYKTVENDIMTGRAMLID; encoded by the coding sequence ATGATTAATCTCATCACCAAGGGCATTACCAAATTTTTCGGCACCAAGTCGCAGCGGGACATTAAAGAACTGCTGCCCTACGTCGAGAAAGTGAACGCTGAGTTTGCCCGATTGAAAGACCTTTCCAACGACGAACTCCGTCAGCTGACCGCCGAACTGAAGGCGCACATTGCTCAGGAGTTGCAGCCGATTGACAATCAGCTCGATGGCCTGCGGGGGCAGATTAATGACCAACCCGACATGGACGTCAACGCTAAAGAGCGGATCTTTAACCAAATCGATAAGCTCGAAACCGACCGGAATAAAGAACTGGAACGGGTACTCCTCGATATTCTACCGCAGGCCTTTGCCGTGGTGAAAGAAACCGCCCGGCGCTTTGCCCAGAACGAACAACTTGAAGTGACCGCTACCGAGTACGACCGGGAGCTGTCGTTCCGGAAAAGTAACGTGCAGATCGTGGGCGACAAAGCCTACTGGGCCAACACCTGGGATGCCGCCGGTACCCGCATTAAGTGGGACATGGTGCATTACGATGTGCAGATTATAGGCGGGGTTGTACTGCATCAGGGTAAAATTGCCGAAATGGCAACAGGTGAAGGTAAAACCCTTGTTTCGACCTTCCCGGCGTTTCTGAATGCCCTGAGCGGGCGCGGGGTGCATATCGTTACCGTAAACGACTACTTGGCCAAGCGCGACTCCGAATGGAACGGGCCACTCTTCGAATTCCACGGGTTGCGCGTTGATTGCATCGACAAGCATCAGCCTAACTCCGAAGCCCGGAAAAACGCTTACCTCGCTGACCTGACGTACGGAACCAACAACGAATTTGGCTTCGATTACCTGCGCGACAACATGGCGCGCGGTATTGATGAGCTCGTGCAGCGCAAGCACCATTTCGCGATGGTCGATGAGGTCGACTCGGTCCTGATCGACGACGCCCGGACTCCGTTGATTATTTCGGGCCCGGTACCCCGTGGCGACGAGCAGGATTACATTGAACTGAAGCCGCGCGTATCGCGTGTGGTAGAAGCTCAGAAGAAGCTGGTGTACGACCTGCTCAACGAAGCCAAAAAGAAAATTGCCGCTGGCGACGATAAAGAAGGCGGTTTGGCCTTGTTCCGGGCGTACCGGGGTCTGCCCAAACATAAGCCACTCATCAAATACCTGAGCGAGACGGGCGTAAAGCAGATTCTGCAAAAGACCGAATCGATCTATCTGGCCGAAAACCAGAAACTGATGCCCGAGGCCGATGCTCCGCTTTATTTCACCATTGATGAGCGGCACAACAACATCGACCTGACCGAAAAAGGCATCGACTACATCACCGGCTCGGGCGAAGACCCCAACTTCTTTATCCTGCCCGACCTGTCGATCGACCTCAATGAAGTCGAGAAAGATGGCGAGCTGAGCGATCAGGAGAAGATTCTGCACAAAGAGGCCATCATTCGGGATTACTCGGTCAAAACGCAGCGGATCAATACCGTAAATCAGCTGCTGAAAGCCTACACCCTGTTTGAACGTGACACGGAATACGTGATCATGGACGGCAAGGTAAAAATTGTGGACGAGCAGACAGGCCGGATCATGGAAGGTCGCCGGTGGTCGGATGGTTTGCATCAGGCTGTTGAAGCCAAAGAGGGTGTGAAGGTAGAAGATGCCACCCAAACCTACGCCACAATCACCCTCCAGAATTACTTCCGGATGTACCACAAATTGGGTGGTATGACGGGTACGGCCGAAACGGAAGCCTCTGAATTCTGGCAGATTTACAAACTCGACGTAGTGGCTATCCCAACCAACCGGGCCATTAGCCGCAAAGACGAGGAAGATAAAGTGTACCGTTCGGTGCGGGAGAAGTACAACGCTGTGGTTGATGAGATCAACGATCTCGTACAGAAAGGACGCCCGGTACTCGTGGGTACTACGTCGGTCGAGAACTCCGAGTTGCTCAGCCGCCTGCTCACGCTCCGCAAAATTCCGCATCAGGTTCTGAACGCGAAGTATCACCAACGCGAGGCCGAAATTGTGGCCGAAGCGGGTAAGCCGGGTACCGTAACCATTGCCACGAACATGGCCGGCCGGGGTACCGACATCAAACTTACGCCTGAGTCGAAAGCAGCGGGCGGGTTGGCCATCATCGGTACGGAGCGGCACGAGTCGCGCCGGGTCGATCGGCAGTTGCGCGGCCGGGCGGGTCGTCAGGGCGATCCGGGTACGTCGCAGTTTTTTGTCTCGCTCGAAGATAGCCTGATGCGTCTGTTCGGTTCCGACCGGATTGCCCGCGTGATGGACCGGATGGGTCTCGAAGAAGGCGAAGTGATTCAGCACTCGATGATTACCAAGTCGATAGAGCGCGCCCAGAAGAAAGTCGAGGAAAACAACTTCGGTATTCGGAAGCGGCTGCTTGAGTACGACGACGTGATGAACTACCAGCGGGAGGCTATCTACAAACGTCGGCGCAATGCCCTCTTCGGCGACCGTCTGTCGCTCGATATTGCCAACATCATGTACGACGTTTGCGAAGACATCGTGACCAATGCCGAAGGCAATTTCGATGAGGTGCAGCTTCAAATGCTCACGTCACTCGGCGTGACAACCGGCCTCAGCCGCGACGAGTTTGTGAAACTGAAGAAAGCCGATCAGGTTCGGCGGCTGTACGAGGAAGCCGAGACCCATTATGCCGATAAAAACAGTGCCATTGCCGAAAAGGCGTTGCCCGTACTGACGCAGGTACTCGAGCATCAGGGCCATCAGATCCGTAACATCGTGGTGCCGTTCTCGGATGGTCTGCACGAGTTGCAGGTAGTAGCCGACTTACGCGAGGCCGTTGCTTCGGGTGGGCGACTGCTCACGACCGAGATGGAAAAAGCCGTGTCGCTGTCGATTATCGATCAAGAGTGGAAAGAGCACCTGCGCGAGATGGACGATCTGAAACAGTCCGTTCAGAACGCCGTTTTCGAGCAGAAAGACCCCTTGCTTGTCTACAAATTTGAATCGGTCGAACTGTTCAAACGATTCCTGAGCAAGGTCAACTTCGATACGATCAGCTTCCTGACACGGGCCGACATTCCGGCGCAGGACCCGCAGGAGATTGAGCAGGAGGTACGGCAGGCCCCTGAGCAACGCTATCCGGAGCCTCAGCCCGAGCTGTACACCAACATGGATGATTTCGACGACGACCATCTGGCAACGGGCCCCGAAGAGTACGCCCGTCGCATGGCCCAGAATGAAGCCATGGGTGCAGGTGCGCCACCCATGCCCCGGCAGATGCCGACGCGTGTGAACAAGGTTGATCGCAACGCCCGCGTAAACGTTCAGTATGCC